Proteins from a single region of Parasedimentitalea psychrophila:
- a CDS encoding phosphotransferase family protein translates to MFADKAALDLVAVAAYLRPHLPGFEGPVTASKFETGQSNPTFLLKTPACNYVLRRKPAGVLLKSAHAVDREFRVQKALFDSNVPVAAMHLLCEDEDVIGSSFYVMEHVVGRNFVEPTLHGLDRSHRRQVIEGMGKVLADLHMVDVDAVGLADYGPPGNYFERQLARWTKQYRAAETDPIPDMDRLIRELQSTMPKDDGQRTLVHGDYRIDNMIFQTDGTRCLAVLDWELSTIGHPYADLAAVIMQWQMPQGSEGRGLAGVDREAQGLPSDQEFIHMYCADRGLPEIEDFGFYLSFSFFRMAAILQGVLKRALDGNASNPERAIKLGRYVPLFARHGLEALCK, encoded by the coding sequence ATGTTTGCAGACAAAGCCGCCCTGGATCTTGTCGCCGTCGCGGCATATTTGCGACCGCACCTGCCAGGCTTTGAGGGGCCTGTGACGGCTTCTAAATTTGAAACCGGGCAGTCAAATCCGACTTTCCTGTTGAAAACCCCCGCGTGCAACTATGTATTGCGCCGCAAACCCGCCGGTGTTTTGTTGAAATCGGCCCATGCGGTGGACCGGGAATTCCGGGTCCAAAAAGCGCTGTTCGATTCAAATGTGCCGGTCGCGGCCATGCATTTACTGTGTGAAGATGAAGATGTCATCGGATCATCCTTTTATGTCATGGAACATGTCGTTGGGCGCAATTTTGTCGAACCAACATTGCATGGTTTGGACCGGTCGCATCGAAGACAAGTGATTGAAGGCATGGGCAAAGTACTGGCGGATCTTCATATGGTGGATGTCGATGCCGTTGGTTTGGCGGACTACGGCCCGCCAGGGAATTACTTTGAACGGCAACTGGCCCGCTGGACAAAACAGTACCGCGCTGCGGAGACCGATCCTATCCCGGATATGGACAGGTTGATCCGGGAATTGCAGTCGACAATGCCAAAAGATGACGGCCAGCGGACTTTGGTTCACGGCGATTACCGCATCGACAATATGATTTTCCAAACCGATGGCACCCGCTGTCTTGCGGTTCTGGATTGGGAATTATCGACCATTGGCCACCCCTATGCCGACCTGGCAGCGGTGATCATGCAATGGCAGATGCCCCAGGGCTCCGAGGGCCGCGGTCTTGCAGGGGTCGATCGAGAAGCACAAGGTTTGCCCTCAGATCAAGAGTTTATCCACATGTACTGTGCCGATCGGGGGCTCCCGGAAATCGAAGATTTTGGATTTTACCTGAGCTTCAGTTTTTTCCGCATGGCGGCAATTCTTCAAGGTGTGCTAAAACGGGCCCTGGACGGCAATGCCTCTAACCCGGAGCGAGCCATAAAACTTGGACGTTATGTCCCACTTTTTGCCCGACACGGATTGGAGGCGCTTTGCAAGTAG
- a CDS encoding NADPH:quinone oxidoreductase family protein, with the protein MKAMLSTAPGGPETLQWSALPTPVPASGQLLVRIHAAGVNFPDTLVIQDLYQMKPSRPFAPGGEVSGEVIAIGDDVDGFSLGDRVLALTGHGGFATHICVAADRAVKFPSQMSFEDAACFIFTYGTSYHALKDRARIRAGETLLILGAAGGVGSAAIELAKAAGAQVIAAVSSEEKAVFCRTIGADETLVYGRDLDRSGQKAFSNEIKRLAGNDGVDVIYDAVGGNYAEAALRTLAWEGRYLVVGFPAGIPKIPLNLTLLKGCQILGVFWGASVLRDPNAHSENMSDLFDLYAAGKIKPRISARFDMQQAGKALQMIQDRKVVGKIVLTNG; encoded by the coding sequence ATGAAGGCAATGCTCAGCACCGCTCCGGGCGGGCCAGAAACGTTGCAATGGAGCGCCCTGCCAACGCCGGTTCCCGCATCCGGGCAACTGCTCGTACGGATCCATGCGGCCGGAGTGAATTTCCCCGACACATTGGTCATTCAAGACCTGTATCAGATGAAGCCCAGCCGCCCTTTTGCACCCGGTGGTGAGGTTTCTGGCGAGGTGATTGCCATTGGCGATGACGTTGATGGGTTTTCACTGGGGGACCGTGTTTTGGCGCTGACTGGCCATGGCGGCTTTGCCACCCATATCTGTGTCGCGGCTGATCGCGCCGTCAAATTCCCGTCGCAGATGTCCTTTGAAGACGCCGCCTGTTTTATCTTTACCTACGGGACCTCATACCACGCGTTGAAAGACCGGGCCCGGATCCGGGCCGGAGAAACCTTGCTGATTTTAGGTGCCGCCGGAGGGGTGGGAAGCGCCGCGATCGAACTGGCAAAAGCAGCTGGCGCACAGGTGATTGCGGCGGTCTCGAGTGAGGAAAAAGCAGTCTTTTGCCGCACTATTGGTGCCGATGAAACCCTCGTCTATGGCCGCGATCTTGATCGCAGCGGTCAGAAGGCGTTTTCGAATGAGATCAAGCGTCTTGCGGGCAATGATGGTGTGGATGTTATCTATGATGCGGTGGGTGGAAACTATGCTGAGGCGGCGCTCAGAACTCTGGCCTGGGAGGGGCGCTATCTGGTCGTCGGGTTTCCTGCGGGCATTCCAAAAATTCCCCTGAACCTGACACTGTTGAAAGGCTGTCAAATCCTGGGCGTGTTTTGGGGCGCCTCGGTGCTTCGCGATCCCAATGCCCATTCAGAAAACATGTCTGACTTGTTTGATCTCTACGCGGCTGGTAAAATAAAGCCGCGCATCAGCGCCCGTTTTGACATGCAACAAGCCGGCAAAGCCCTGCAGATGATCCAAGATCGAAAAGTAGTAGGGAAAATTGTTCTGACCAACGGTTGA
- the aroQ gene encoding type II 3-dehydroquinate dehydratase yields MRSILVLNGPNLNLLGSRQPEVYGRVTLKMIDTNCIAQGKSLGAQVVCQQSNHEGVLIDAIHAAKGCHHGIVVNAGAYTHTSIALMDALASVELPCIEVHLSNIHAREDFRQVSHISKVALGQICGFGSLGYTMAISALIAHLEETG; encoded by the coding sequence ATGCGCAGTATCTTGGTTTTGAACGGTCCAAACCTTAATTTGCTGGGGAGTAGACAACCTGAAGTCTACGGACGAGTCACATTGAAAATGATTGACACCAATTGTATCGCTCAGGGCAAATCTCTGGGCGCTCAGGTTGTTTGCCAGCAGTCCAATCACGAAGGTGTCCTGATTGATGCAATCCATGCGGCCAAGGGATGCCATCACGGCATTGTTGTGAATGCCGGAGCCTATACTCATACCTCAATTGCCCTGATGGATGCGCTCGCCTCGGTTGAGCTGCCCTGCATCGAAGTGCATCTCTCCAACATTCACGCGCGCGAAGATTTCCGGCAGGTTTCCCATATTTCCAAGGTGGCACTTGGACAAATCTGCGGCTTTGGATCTTTGGGTTATACGATGGCGATCAGCGCATTAATTGCCCATCTTGAAGAGACCGGTTGA
- a CDS encoding autoinducer binding domain-containing protein, whose translation MKLTEYLHFISSCRSLEELWVAHIDQMAQYGFDRLIYGYTRYKTETSLGDPDDFVILSNHSNEYLNGFMHTGLYFHAPMTRWALDNEGACSWRQVYAMEANRELSSKGLKVIEFNKRMEMTAGYTISFHSISKRFKGAISLAGKRGRTQDDLDEMWHEHGTDIILINNIAHLKILSLPYSPPNRGLTKRQREALQWVGDGKTTQDIAILMGLTAATVEKHLRLARDSLCVETTAQAVLKAALQNQMFVMEA comes from the coding sequence ATGAAACTGACTGAGTATCTGCATTTCATTTCCAGTTGCCGAAGTCTGGAAGAGTTGTGGGTCGCCCATATAGACCAAATGGCACAATACGGATTTGATCGGCTGATCTACGGCTACACCCGTTATAAGACGGAGACCTCACTCGGGGATCCAGACGATTTTGTCATTCTTTCCAATCACTCCAATGAATACCTTAATGGTTTCATGCACACAGGGCTTTACTTTCACGCTCCGATGACACGCTGGGCGCTGGACAACGAGGGCGCATGTAGCTGGCGTCAAGTCTACGCCATGGAAGCCAACCGGGAGCTGAGCTCAAAAGGCCTAAAGGTCATTGAGTTCAACAAGCGTATGGAAATGACTGCTGGATATACAATCAGCTTCCATTCTATTTCCAAGCGGTTCAAAGGGGCCATTTCACTGGCTGGGAAACGCGGGAGGACACAGGATGATCTGGATGAGATGTGGCATGAGCACGGCACTGATATTATTCTAATAAACAATATTGCCCATTTGAAAATTCTATCCCTGCCCTATTCCCCTCCCAACCGTGGGTTGACGAAGCGGCAACGCGAAGCCTTACAATGGGTCGGGGATGGCAAGACCACACAGGATATCGCGATCTTGATGGGCTTAACTGCGGCGACGGTTGAAAAGCATTTGCGTTTGGCAAGAGATTCGTTGTGCGTAGAAACCACTGCCCAAGCGGTTTTGAAGGCTGCATTACAAAACCAGATGTTTGTAATGGAGGCTTAG
- the tsf gene encoding translation elongation factor Ts — translation MAITAALVKELRGATGAGMMDSKKALTETNGDMEAAVDWLRTKGLAKAAKKSSRTAAEGLVAVCVEGNKGVAVEVNSETDFVGKNADFQEMVAGISKVALGVSNVDALNAADMGGKTVAEVVTAKVATIGENMSVRRMSALEGDVVVSYVHNAVIAGMGKIGVLVALTGGTEALGKQIAMHIAAVNPAALSEADLDAAVVEKEKQIQMDIARESGKPEAVIEKMIIGRMKKFIGESTLLNQSFVVNPDLTVGAAAKEVGATITGFVRLEVGEGIEVVKEDFAAEVAKVAQG, via the coding sequence ATGGCAATCACAGCAGCACTCGTGAAAGAACTGCGCGGCGCGACCGGCGCAGGCATGATGGACTCGAAAAAAGCCCTGACAGAAACCAATGGTGACATGGAAGCTGCCGTTGACTGGCTGCGTACCAAGGGTCTGGCCAAAGCAGCTAAAAAATCCAGCCGTACCGCCGCTGAGGGCCTGGTTGCCGTCTGCGTTGAAGGCAACAAGGGTGTCGCTGTTGAGGTGAACTCCGAAACCGACTTCGTTGGTAAAAATGCTGACTTCCAAGAGATGGTCGCTGGGATCTCTAAGGTTGCACTGGGTGTGTCGAATGTCGATGCCCTGAATGCAGCGGACATGGGCGGCAAGACTGTCGCTGAAGTGGTGACTGCCAAGGTTGCTACGATTGGTGAAAACATGTCGGTACGCCGCATGTCTGCGCTCGAAGGTGACGTAGTTGTGTCTTATGTACACAACGCGGTCATCGCTGGAATGGGCAAAATTGGTGTCCTGGTTGCGCTGACCGGTGGTACTGAGGCCCTGGGTAAGCAGATCGCCATGCATATTGCTGCGGTAAACCCGGCGGCTCTGAGCGAAGCGGACCTGGACGCTGCGGTTGTTGAAAAAGAAAAGCAGATCCAGATGGATATCGCGCGCGAGTCCGGCAAACCAGAAGCGGTGATTGAGAAGATGATCATTGGCCGGATGAAGAAATTCATCGGCGAATCGACATTGCTGAACCAGTCGTTTGTGGTGAACCCTGACCTGACGGTCGGAGCTGCAGCCAAAGAAGTGGGCGCCACAATCACCGGTTTTGTCCGCCTCGAAGTTGGCGAAGGCATCGAAGTTGTGAAAGAAGATTTTGCCGCTGAGGTTGCCAAGGTCGCACAGGGTTAA
- the rpsB gene encoding 30S ribosomal protein S2: MALPEFTLRQLLEAGVHFGHQTQRWNPRMGPYIYGARNGIHIMDLTQTVPMLDQALQVIHDTVAKGGRVLFVGTKRQAATPIAEAAEKSAQYFMNHRWLGGTLTNWKTVSLSIKRLKDIDQKMEVGFDGLTKKERLGMERDHGKLQASLGGISEMGGVPDLLFVIDVKKEALAIAEANKLGIPVVAIVDTNCSPDGVDYIIPGNDDASRAIALYCDLASRAALEGMSTQLGAAGVDLGAFEEALVEEVPAENAEA, translated from the coding sequence ATGGCTCTTCCTGAGTTCACTCTTCGTCAGCTGCTCGAAGCTGGCGTACACTTTGGCCACCAGACACAGCGCTGGAACCCACGTATGGGTCCGTACATCTACGGCGCGCGTAACGGCATCCACATCATGGATCTGACCCAAACTGTTCCAATGCTGGACCAGGCTTTGCAGGTTATCCACGACACTGTCGCCAAAGGCGGCCGCGTGCTTTTCGTCGGCACCAAGCGTCAGGCTGCGACACCAATCGCCGAAGCGGCTGAGAAATCAGCTCAGTACTTCATGAACCACCGTTGGCTCGGCGGCACATTGACCAATTGGAAAACTGTGTCCCTGTCGATCAAGCGCCTGAAAGACATCGACCAGAAGATGGAAGTCGGCTTTGATGGCCTGACCAAAAAAGAACGTCTGGGCATGGAGCGTGACCACGGCAAGCTGCAGGCTTCGCTTGGCGGTATCAGCGAAATGGGCGGCGTACCTGATTTGCTGTTCGTCATCGATGTGAAAAAAGAAGCGCTGGCCATCGCCGAAGCCAACAAGCTGGGCATCCCGGTTGTTGCAATCGTCGACACCAACTGCTCGCCTGATGGCGTTGACTACATCATTCCTGGCAACGATGACGCATCCCGCGCGATCGCGTTGTACTGTGACCTGGCGTCACGTGCTGCTCTGGAAGGCATGTCCACTCAACTGGGTGCCGCTGGCGTTGATCTGGGTGCTTTCGAAGAAGCCCTGGTTGAAGAAGTTCCGGCCGAAAACGCCGAAGCCTGA
- a CDS encoding lysophospholipid acyltransferase family protein — MSPGWHSEAEPDPIQMSGFGWGLVVLRCLILAVLVFGGLVILLMVRLFERPFFGMHRPITPYITQFVCRNAFRIMGIGFRSSGDLMKEPGAVVANHSSWLDIFALNARKRIYFVSKAEVAKWPGIGWLARATGTVFIERNPKKAREQTLLFEQRLKADHKLLFFPEGTSTDGLRVLTFKTTLFAAFFSDQLRDLMSVQPVSVVYHPPKGEPKRFYGWWGDMDFAPHFLKTLAVLRQGSVELIYHPAVRVSDFTNRKVLAAYCEDKIRSGHATGRAGRETAD, encoded by the coding sequence ATGAGCCCCGGTTGGCACAGTGAGGCTGAGCCGGATCCGATTCAGATGTCCGGGTTTGGCTGGGGGTTGGTTGTGCTGCGCTGCCTGATCTTGGCGGTGCTGGTCTTTGGCGGGCTGGTGATCCTGCTCATGGTTCGCTTGTTTGAGCGGCCATTCTTCGGGATGCACCGCCCCATTACCCCCTATATCACTCAATTTGTGTGCCGAAACGCATTTCGGATTATGGGGATCGGTTTCCGGTCCAGCGGTGACTTGATGAAAGAGCCTGGCGCTGTGGTGGCCAATCACTCGTCCTGGCTCGATATTTTTGCCCTCAATGCCCGCAAGCGGATCTATTTTGTTTCCAAGGCAGAAGTGGCAAAATGGCCGGGTATCGGCTGGCTGGCCCGGGCAACCGGTACCGTGTTCATCGAGCGCAACCCCAAGAAAGCGCGCGAGCAAACTTTGCTGTTTGAGCAGCGCCTCAAGGCGGACCATAAGCTACTGTTTTTCCCCGAAGGGACCTCAACCGACGGGCTGCGGGTTTTGACCTTTAAAACAACATTGTTTGCGGCGTTCTTCAGTGATCAGCTGCGTGACTTAATGTCGGTGCAACCGGTGTCTGTTGTATACCACCCGCCAAAAGGAGAACCGAAGAGGTTTTACGGATGGTGGGGGGATATGGATTTTGCGCCGCATTTTCTCAAGACTTTGGCGGTCTTGCGTCAGGGCTCAGTTGAATTGATCTATCATCCTGCGGTCCGCGTGTCTGATTTTACCAATCGCAAGGTTCTGGCTGCCTATTGTGAGGACAAGATACGCAGCGGCCATGCGACTGGCCGCGCGGGCCGGGAAACGGCCGATTAG
- a CDS encoding GNAT family N-acetyltransferase has product MPDHLPAFTVKIAETAADLQAAQALRYQVFVQELGGSGDLVDHQQGLERDGFDPFVDHMLVWDNTNGTLAGVYRLLREDQAMRAGQFYCETEYDLTELRASGRKLLELGRSCLHPAYRGGTAMFHLWSGLAAYVEQHHIEVLFGVASFHGTDPSVLANPLSMLRQNHLAPTNLRVRARTYQPMDLVSPDDLNRRQAMIETPALIKAYLRLGGCVGDGAFIDYKFNTTDVFLILDIEKISSRQRRLYSNGRGRG; this is encoded by the coding sequence ATGCCAGACCACCTCCCTGCTTTTACCGTGAAGATTGCTGAAACCGCAGCGGACCTGCAGGCTGCGCAGGCGCTTCGATATCAGGTTTTTGTGCAAGAGCTCGGCGGCAGTGGGGATCTGGTTGACCATCAGCAGGGTTTGGAACGGGATGGTTTTGATCCTTTTGTCGATCACATGCTGGTCTGGGACAATACAAATGGCACCCTGGCCGGGGTTTACCGATTGTTGCGGGAAGATCAGGCAATGCGCGCCGGGCAATTCTACTGCGAGACCGAATATGACCTGACGGAGCTCAGAGCTTCAGGCCGCAAGCTTTTGGAACTGGGGCGGTCCTGTCTGCATCCAGCCTATCGCGGCGGCACTGCGATGTTTCATTTATGGTCGGGGCTGGCCGCCTATGTGGAGCAGCATCACATCGAAGTTTTGTTTGGTGTTGCCAGTTTTCACGGCACTGATCCTTCGGTTTTGGCCAATCCGCTTTCGATGCTGCGCCAAAACCATCTTGCGCCCACCAATCTGCGGGTCCGCGCCAGGACCTATCAGCCGATGGATTTGGTTTCACCAGATGATCTGAACCGCCGCCAGGCCATGATCGAAACGCCCGCATTGATAAAGGCCTATCTGCGCCTTGGCGGTTGCGTGGGAGATGGCGCCTTTATTGATTACAAATTCAACACCACCGACGTGTTCCTCATTCTTGACATCGAGAAGATAAGCAGCCGGCAAAGACGACTGTATTCAAACGGACGAGGCCGCGGATGA
- a CDS encoding DUF3553 domain-containing protein: MTDLNAILTPGMFVRHPDHPDWGLGQVQSNIGGKISVNFRDQGKLVIDGSRIALTPVFDP; this comes from the coding sequence ATGACCGACCTCAATGCAATTTTAACGCCCGGTATGTTTGTGCGGCACCCTGATCACCCCGATTGGGGGCTGGGGCAGGTGCAGTCAAATATCGGCGGCAAAATCTCCGTAAATTTCCGTGATCAAGGCAAGCTGGTGATCGACGGATCCCGCATTGCTCTGACACCAGTATTTGATCCGTGA
- a CDS encoding histidine phosphotransferase family protein has translation MGIDNVDLAALIGSRICHDLISPVGAINNGLELLGMSGDLAGPELELISDSVGNANARIRFFRVAYGSAGNQQLGRAEVVSILEDMCKGARLQFQWSPLDPCNRQEVRLSFLALQCLETALPYGGTARVYCADGKWTVIGEATKINVNDDLWARISGGQSNATITPALVQFAMLPEVAKTMGRTVRVEQSLDKVTINF, from the coding sequence ATGGGTATAGATAACGTCGATTTGGCGGCTTTGATAGGGTCAAGGATCTGTCATGATTTGATCAGCCCGGTGGGCGCCATCAACAATGGCCTGGAGTTGCTCGGCATGTCTGGCGACCTCGCCGGTCCTGAACTGGAACTGATTTCAGACAGTGTTGGCAATGCCAATGCACGCATTCGTTTCTTCAGAGTGGCCTATGGCAGTGCCGGCAATCAGCAACTCGGTCGCGCCGAGGTCGTTTCAATTCTGGAGGACATGTGCAAGGGCGCGCGGCTTCAGTTTCAGTGGTCACCGCTGGATCCCTGCAACCGCCAGGAGGTTCGTCTTTCGTTTCTGGCGCTTCAATGCCTTGAAACTGCCCTGCCCTATGGCGGCACCGCCAGGGTCTATTGCGCCGATGGCAAGTGGACTGTGATTGGCGAGGCGACAAAGATCAACGTGAATGACGATCTTTGGGCGCGGATCAGTGGTGGGCAATCCAACGCCACGATCACCCCGGCGCTGGTTCAGTTTGCCATGCTGCCAGAGGTCGCCAAAACCATGGGGCGTACGGTACGGGTTGAACAAAGCCTGGATAAGGTCACGATCAATTTCTAA